Proteins from a genomic interval of Zingiber officinale cultivar Zhangliang chromosome 2A, Zo_v1.1, whole genome shotgun sequence:
- the LOC122040069 gene encoding cytochrome P450 709B1-like — MFLWRPYVVTKAFGKQGVRGPPYELWFGSLREIQSIRRAAMEVVLDIDAHDITTRVLPHFGKWIAEYGETFLFWVGAQPLVCISQPEMVRQVLARKFGFYSRLAPSPEALALVGKGLVYIEGAEWVRHRRVVNPAFSMDKLKLLTTTMADCVKLMLEGWQEAAREGKEVEVSEQFQVVTADVISHTAFGSSFKEGKELFLAQKQMLNLVTQNFLNVNFPGSRYVPSKKNLQTLKLKKRIRGMFMNIIEDRLARRDAGCSSNDLLGLLLEAEKVQAGDQKLNMEEIIDECKTFFLAGHETTSHLLTWTMFLLSSNPDWQQKLREEVHEVCGLEVPNADMISNLKLMTLVLLESLRLYSPIVLLRRKAAKDMILGSIKIMKGTLLMMPISIIHRNKEIWGADANEFNPLRFKNGISKAAKNPNAFLTFSIGPRACIGQNFAMLEAKTAMAMILQRFSFSLSPNYKHVPIDSATVVVPQYGLPIVLKALH; from the exons ATGTTCTTGTGGCGCCCGTACGTGGTAACGAAAGCTTTCGGCAAACAAGGGGTGAGAGGCCCTCCCTACGAGCTTTGGTTCGGGTCACTGAGGGAAATCCAAAGCATAAGAAGGGCTGCAATGGAGGTCGTCTTGGACATCGACGCCCATGATATCACCACCAGAGTCCTCCCCCACTTTGGCAAATGGATAGCAGAATACG GCGAGACGTTTTTGTTTTGGGTCGGAGCGCAGCCATTGGTGTGCATCAGCCAGCCGGAGATGGTGAGGCAAGTCCTGGCGAGAAAGTTTGGCTTTTATTCGAGGCTGGCTCCGTCGCCAGAGGCGCTGGCATTGGTCGGCAAGGGGCTGGTGTATATAGAAGGGGCGGAATGGGTGAGGCATCGTCGAGTCGTCAACCCTGCTTTCTCCATGGATAAACTCAAG TTACTGACTACGACAATGGCCGACTGCGTCAAGCTGATGTTAGAAGGATGGCAAGAAGCTGCCAGAGAAGGAAAGGAAGTAGAAGTGTCTGAACAATTCCAAGTGGTGACAGCTGATGTGATTTCTCATACTGCTTTCGGAAGCAGTTTTAAGGAGGGCAAGGAACTATTTCTAGCACAGAAACAGATGCTGAACCTCGTCACACAAAATTTTCTCAATGTTAACTTTCCCGGATCCAG GTATGTTCCGAGCAAGAAGAACCTCCAGACCTTGAAACTGAAGAAGAGAATAAGGGGCATGTTCATGAACATCATAGAAGATCGTCTGGCTCGTAGGGATGCTGGCTGTAGCAGTAATGACCTACTTGGATTACTGTTGGAAGCTGAGAAAGTGCAAGCCGGCGATCAGAAGCTGAACATGGAGGAGATCATTGATGAGTGCAAGACGTTCTTCTTGGCCGGCCATGAGACCACTTCTCACTTGCTAACTTGGACAATGTTCTTGCTCAGCTCAAACCCTGACTGGCAGCAGAAGCTCAGGGAGGAGGTGCACGAGGTGTGCGGGTTGGAAGTCCCAAATGCAGACATGATCAGCAATTTAAAGCTG ATGACTCTTGTTCTCCTCGAGAGCTTGCGGCTTTATAGCCCGATAGTGTTGCTGAGAAGAAAGGCGGCTAAAGATATGATACTAGGGAGCATTAAGATCATGAAGGGCACCCTATTGATGATGCCAATATCAATAATTCACAGGAACAAAGAGATATGGGGAGCTGATGCGAACGAGTTCAATCCACTTAGATTCAAGAATGGGATCAGTAAGGCTGCCAAGAATCCTAATGCATTTCTCACATTTTCAATCGGGCCAAGAGCATGTATAGGCCAAAACTTTGCCATGTTGGAAGCGAAGACGGCGATGGCAATGATACTCCAGAGGTTTTCATTTAGTTTATCACCCAACTACAAGCACGTACCCATCGATTCAGCTACCGTCGTGGTGCCTCAGTATGGTCTTCCAATTGTTCTCAAGGCTCTACATTAA